The genomic interval CATGTCTGAAACAGTGAAAAATAAGAAAACGGAAGTGAAGTCGAATGATCTCTTTCCTGTGTTTTTGAAACTTCAAAACTTTCATACTTTGCTGGTTGGCGCGGGGAATGTGGGTTTGGAAAAGTTGACAGCCTTAGTGAATAATACCCCGAAGGCGCGTATAAAAGTTGTCGCTACAGCTGTTTCGTCAGAATTTCAATCGCTAGCAGATCAGCATCCTCATGTAGTAATCGTAAAAAGACCATTTATCGAAGGTGATCTGGATGGGATGACTTTTGTAGTTTTGGCAACTGATGATCATCAATTGCATCAATATATTTATGAGCTGGCGAAAGAAAGAGGAATCTTGTTGAATGTTGCTGATACACCTGACCTGTGTGATGTCTATTTGGGATCGATTGTGAAAAAAGGGAATTTAAAGGTTGGTATATCAACGAATGGAAAATCGCCAACATTGGCGAAAAGACTGAAAGAGGTATTGAACGAATGTCTGCCTGAGGAGATTGAGGAAATATTGGATAACCTACACGCGATTCGAGAGTCGTTGAAAGGTGATTTTACTTACAAGGTTAGAAAGTTAAACGAACTGACAGCCGGATTAGTCGAGAACAAAGTTGTGAATCATGATGGTGAGGCATCCCAAATTAAGTAGATATGAGCCAAATAGAACATGTCGAGAAATTGATTAAAGGAAAACAACCCCAAGAGGTTTTAAGGGTGTTAGGTGAAGAATTTAGAGGTGAAATAGCTTTTTCAACGAGCTTTGGTTGGGAGGATCAGGTGATAACGGATATGATATTCTCAGAGGATCTGCCGATTGATGTTTTTACTCTGGATACGGGGCGGCTCTTTAAAGAAACATATTCGGTCTGGAATCGAGTAAGAGAACGGTATAAAAAAAATATATTGGTTTATTATCCGGATCGGGTAAGACTGGAGGCGATGTTAAGCGAAAAGGGGCCAAATAGCTTTTATGAGTCTGTAGAAAATAGAAAAGAGTGTTGTGGGATTCGGAAGGTTGAACCATTGAATCGGGCGCTGAAAGGAAAAAAAATATGGATTACAGGTATTCGGGCGGATCAGTCCGCGAATCGTGAACAGATGAATTGGGTGGAATGGGATGAAGTGCATCAGTTGATTAAGGTTCACCCAATATTCTTTTGGTCGCTGAACGATGTGAAAGATTATGTACGGGAGAATAATGTACCCTATAATGCCTTGCACGATAAAGGATTCCCAAGTATTGGTTGTGCGCCTTGTACACGGGCGATACAGCCAGGTGAAGATTTTCGTGCCGGTCGATGGTGGTGGGAAGATCAGAGTAAAAAAGAATGTGGACTTCACATAACGAGTGCTGCCTCTTAGTTGGTGTTATAAAGTAATAAATAAGTAGATACAATATAGAAGAATGGATTATTTAGATCATTTAGAAGCAGAAGCGATATCGATCCTAAGGGAAGTGGCCGGACAGTTTGAGAGACCCGCTCTCTTATTTTCTGGAGGGAAAGATTCAATTACGCTGGTGCATTTGGCAAAAAAGGCCTTTAGACCGGGTAAATTTCCTTTTCCTTTGGTACATATTGACACTGGACATAATTTCCCGGAAACAATTGAGTTTAGAGATAAACTAATCGAAGAACTAGGGGAAAAACTGGTTGTTGGTTTAGTACAAGATGCTATTGACGAAGGTCGGGCGGTTGAGCAAAAAGGCAAGAATGCCAGCAGAAATCCGCTGCAGACAGTAACACTATTGGAAACAATAGAAAAACATCAGTTTGATGCGTGTATCGGCGGGGCACGGAGAGATGAGGAAAAGGCAAGAGCAAAGGAACGTATTTTCTCGGTGAGGGATGAGTTTGGTCAATGGGATCCTAAAAGACAGCGTCCAGAGTTATGGAGTATTTTTAACGGACGTATTCAAAAGGGTGAAAATGTACGTGTATTCCCGATAAGTAACTGGACTGAACTGGATGTGTGGAATTACATAAAAAGAGAAAATATTGAAATCCCGTCGTTGTATTTTGCGCATGAACGCGACTGTATATTACGGAATGGTCAGTGGATGACTGCGGATCCGAGCCTGAATATGGATCATGAAGACCAAATTGTCAGGAAAAACGTACGCTTCAGAACGATCGGTGACATGACCTGTACCGCTGCAGTGGAGTCCGATAGAGCTGATATTGACGGAGTGATCGAGGAAATCAGCAGTTCGCGTATTTCTGAACGTGGTGCACGGATGGATGATAAGGTTTCAGAGGCAGCGATGGAGGACAGGAAAAAAGGTGGTTATTTTTAGGATACGATAAAAAATTAATAATGGATATATTAAAATTCATAACGGCGGGGAGTGTTGATGATGGGAAAAGTACGTTGATTGGTCGATTGCTATATGACACAGATTCAATCTTAGAAGATCAATTGGAGGCGATTCGGAATGCTAATCGTAAGAATGATGACGGTACGGTCGATTTAGCTATTTTGACTGATGGTCTAAAAGCTGAACGCGAACAAGGAATTACGATTGACGTTGCATATAAATATTTCCAGACAGATAAGCGTAAGTTTATTATTGCTGATACACCTGGTCATATTCAGTATACCCGCAATATGGTGACTGGTGCATCGGGGGCTGATTTAGCAATTATTTTAATTGATGCGAGAAAAGGTGTTATTGAGCAGACTATTCGACATACATTTCTTGTGTCGCTCCTTCAGATCCGGCATGTATTGGTATGCGTAAATAAGATGGATATGGTCGATTACGATCGCCTTGCTTTTGAAAAAATTAAGGAGGATTATCTTCGTTTTTCGAAGAAGCTTTCGATTCCTTCCATCGATTTTATCCCTGTTAGTGCATTGCGAGGAGACAATATTGTGGAGCAATCAACGAATATGGCTTGGTATGAGGGACAATCATTGCTTCATTTCCTAGAAACAGTCGAGGTGGAAAAAGGAAAAGCCGTTGATATCGGCAGGTTTCCGGTACAATGGGTTGTGCGGCCGCAGACGGATGAATTGCATGATTATCGAGGCTATGCTGGTCGGGTAGTTGGTGGCTCATTTAAAGTGGGTGATAAAGTGATTCTTCTGCCTTCGGGCTTCCACACCGCGATTTCTCATATTGAACTTAATAACGAACAGTTGGATGTGGCTAGTGAAGGGCAGTCAGTGATTTTGCGATTAACAGATGATTTAGATATTAGTCGCGGCGACTTGATTGTGACGGCGAGTGGAGAAAGTCCCAACTTGACAAAAGGTATTGAGGCTTCGATCTGTTGGATGGATACACGCCCGCTTGATCTTTCACAGACTTATTTATTGCAGGTTAACAGCAAGGTGTCTAGAGTGAAGATACGAGATGTTCACCATAAAATTAATATTAATACGCTAGAGGAAGTTGCAGCAGATAGTTTTGGGCTTAACGATATCGGCAGAATCTCTTTACGGTCTGCAGATGAACTTGCGATTGATTCTTATGCTAATAATAAAGCAACAGGAGGGGCTATATTGATCGATAGTCGGACAAACCTTACCGTAGGTGCTTTGATGTTTGACTAAATTTTTAGACTAAAGCGCACGAAATCTTTAAAAAATCTATTCAAGATTTAATGTTTTCATTAAATTTGGACGAATACAAACAGATCGTTTGGTGATGTTGCTCGGCGGTCTGTTTGTTTTAATTAACTTTAATGAAAGACGAAAGCAAGCTTATCCGGGAACAGTTTCCTCGTTCTCAAAATAGGGAACATTCGGTTCCTATGTATTTAACCTCCAGTTTTATCTTTGATGATGCGGAACAGTGCCGTGCTGTTTTTGCGAATGAACAAGACGGGATTATTTATTCCAGGTATTCCAATCCGAATACTTCTGAGTTTATCAACAAGGTTTGTGTAATGGAAGGTGCAGAAGCTGGCTTAGCATTTTCTTCAGGAATGGCAGCTGTATTTGCTTCATTCGCTGCTTTATTAAGGAGTGGCGATCACATCGTTTCTTCTAGAGCCATTTTTGGTTCAACACATCAACTCTTTACCGAGCTATTTCCGAGATGGGGGATTACACATACCTATGTGGATGCATCAAAACCTGAGCAATGGGAGGGTGCGATCCAGGAAAATACGAAGATGATATTCTTGGAGACGCCATCAAACCCTGGGTTGGAGCTTGTGGATTTGGAATGGCTGGGTGGATTTAAAAAGAAGTATCCCCATATTATATTGAGTATTGATAATTGTTTCGCGACACCTTATTTACAGAAGCCATTACAGTATGGGTTTGACCTGGTGAGTCATTCAGCGACAAAGTATATGGACGGACAAGGCCGTGTATTGGGTGGTGTAGTAGCCGGTAGGCAGGACTTGATTAACGAGATGATTTTCTTTATCCGCCATACCGGCCCTGCTATGTCGCCGTTTAACGCATGGATATTATCTAAAAGCCTAGAGACACTTCCGCTACGGATGGATCGCCATTGCAGCAATGCGCTTGCCGTTGCAGAAGCATTGGAAGCTCATGATGAAATAGAATCTGTCCGCTACCCCTTTTTGCCCTCACACCCTCAGTATGAGCTGGCAAAAAAGCAAATGAAGCTGGGCGGCGGGGTCGTAACTTTTATTGTAAAAGGTGGATATGAACGTGCGAAGCGTTTTATGGATGCTCTGGAGATGGTTTTAATCACTTCCAATCTAGGTGATTCCCGGACTATTATTACTCATCCGGCATCGACTACGCATTCAAAATTGAAAGAGGATGAGCGTTTGAATCTGGGTATTCTTCCCGGAACGGTAAGGATATCTGTCGGATTGGAGGATGTGGACGATATTAAAAATGATCTATTACAAGCACTTGATAGGAGTAAATAATTATGGAAGTTAATATCAAAAGAGTTAATCAGGCGGTACATTTCGAGGCATCGGCGGCTAGTTCACCGGTTACCGTCCATATCGATGGTTCACCAGATATTGGTGGTGAGGAATTAGGTGTGCGACCAATGGAGCTGGTTTTAATGGCTTTGGGTTCATGCAGTGTGTTGGATTTATTGAGTATCTTAAAGAAACAACGACAGGCAGTGGTCGACGTGAATATTAAAGTAACTGGCAACCGAAGGGAAGCCGTGCCTAATATTTTTACGGATATACATATCCAGTTTTTCCTTACGGGAGATATTGATGAGCAGAAAGCTCAGAAGGCCGCAGAGCTTGCCGTAAAAAAATATTGTTCAGTACACGATATGCTGGTGGCAGGTGGCGTCGAAATAACCTATGGAATTCAATTAAATTAAACAAAAATACTCTTCTTCTGTTTGTGTTTATGTCAGCAGTAACAGTGAAAAACTGATGTATTGCTGTGGATTGATATTGATAATTTAATTTTGTTATTATGGCTACCAAATGGGCGCTTGATCCCACACACTCAGAAGTTAATTTTAAAGTAAAGCACCTCGTTATCTCTACTGTCTCTGGTCATTTCCGATCGTTCGATGGTACGGTAGAAAGTAACGACGAAGCAGACTTTGAATCTGCAAAAGTTGCATTTTCGATTGATGCGGCTAGTGTGGATACGAACCAGCAACAGCGGGATGACCATCTTCGATCCGCCGATTTTTTCGATGTTGAAAATTTTCCTTCAATCAGCTTTGTTTCAACCTCTGTGAGAGCTATGGGAAATGAAGAATTTGTTCTTGAAGGAGATCTGACCGTAAAGGATATAACAAAGAAGATTGAGCTAAATGCTGAGTATGGAGGCAGTGTGACCGATGCTTATGGGAATTTTAAAGTTGGATTTGAAGTCACCGGTAAGATCAATCGAAAAGATTTTGGTCTCGTGTGGAACGCTGTTACCGAAGCGGGCTCCGTTGTGGTGGGTGACCGCATCAATATTCAGGCATCTGTACAGTTTATTAAGCAATAATTAAGTAGCTCTAGTCAATAAATTAGTTGCTAGGTTTCATGACCTAGCAATTTAACATTTCCCTTATTTTTTTTTCATCCTCTGTAATTTGCTGGATCATGTCTTCTAATTGATCAAAGCGGATATCATGCCTAATGAAATGTAAAAACTTGACGCGGAGCGATTTGCCATAAAGATTGCCACTGTAGTCAAAGAGGTGTACTTCAATACTTCGCGTAATGCCATTTACGGTCGGACGAGTACCAATATAACCCATCCCTTTGAAAGTCTCAATATCCTCATGGCTTTCGAATAGACCTTCTTTCACTTGGATATTATCAACGATGCTGACCTCTACTGCATAGATGCCATAAGCGGGAATAAGTTTATAGTTCTCTTCGATGTGAAGATTAGCAGTTGGGTAACCGATGTCTCTACCGATTTGTTTACCCATGACTACCAATCCGGTAAGTTCATAAGGGTAACCCAAGTATTTGTTTGCAATTTCAATTTGCCCTTTAATCAAGGCCTCCCGTATTTTTGTTGATGAAACAGTAACTTCGTTAATGTCCTGCTCTGAAATTTCCTGTACGCTGTATCCGTACATACTTGAATAAGCTAGTAAGTCGGGTAAAGAGCCGGTACGATCTTTTCCAAAGCGATGGTCGTATCCGATAACGATTTTCTTAAGTCCGATCTTGCTTACTAAAACATCGCGGATATAATCTTCCGGACTTTGTAGAGAAAATTCGCGTGTAAAAGGCGTAATAATCAGATGATCAAGTCCGCTAGCTGCAAGATTGCGAGCTTTTTCTTCGATTGTGCTAATTAAACGAAGGCTATCGTCTTCAGGATGGAGAATCATGCGTGGGTGCGGGAAAAAGGTAAGCATAACCGTTTCACCCTTGATATCTCTCGCACTTTCCACTAAACTAGCCAATATTTTTTGGTGTCCGATGTGCACGCCGTCAAAAGTTCCGATAGTAACTACTGCATTGTCGATCGGTATAAAGTCCTCTATATTCCTGTAGATCTTCATATCTCTTTCACTTTATTTTCCCTGATATGATCAACTAGCTCTTGAACCTCATATGCATCTTCAACTGAAAATTCACCACTCCTTGTTCTTCTTAAAGAATGTAGATATGCGCCACTATGGAGTGCTCTTCCCAAATCATTAGCGAGTGAACGTATATAAGTGCCTTTACTACAGATCACTTTAAAGCTGATCAATGGGAGAGCGATGTCTGTAATTTCGAAGGAATGTATATTAACAGTCCTTGGTCTGCGCTCAACTTCTTCGCCACGTCGAGCTTTTTCGTATAGACGTTCTCCACCAATCTTTATAGCTGAATGTGATGGCGGATATTGCTGCACTTCTCCGACAAATTGCTGTGCGGCTTCATATATTTTCGTGTCGGTAATATTGTTAATGTCAAATCTCTGATCGATTTCAGTTTCCAGATCATAGGAAGGCGTTGTGGCACCCAAATAGATCGTACCAATATACTCCTTTTCTTGAGCCTGTAGCAGATCAATTGTTTTTGTCTTTTTTCCGGTACAGAGCACGAGGAGACCTGTTGCGAGTGGATCGAGTGTCCCTGCATGTCCAACCTTAACTTTGAGTGGCTTGATGGTGTTTCGAATCTTTCCCACCACATCGAAGCTTGTCCAACGGAGAGGCTTGTCAACCAACAATATCTCACCCGCTTGAAAATCAAACTCGGGAAAGTCTTTTTGCTTTGAATGCATCTTTAAACAACACTTAAGCTATGTCCGCTTAATAATAAAATGATAATCACTAATCCTACAACAATTCGATACCAACCAAAGAGTTTGAATCCATGTTTTGTCAAGAAGCCTATAAACGATCGAATCGCAATAATGGCAACAATAAAACCAACCACATTGCCTATAACAAGAACATTGATTTCGTTGGAGCTAAGCTGTCCACCATCCATGAAGTAGTCGATCAGCTTTTTTCCCGTAGCTCCGACCATCGTTGGAACAGCAAGGAAAAACGAGAATTCAGCTGCTGCTTTTCGACTTAACTTTTCGGCCATACCCCCAACGATACTTGCCCCGGAACGAGAAGTGCCGGGTATCATGGCTAAACACTGGTATAGACCGATCCTGAATGCTTTTGCATAGGATATCTCATCAGAATCATCTATTTTGGGGTTGTTAAACCATTTGTCAACAAACAAAAGGATAACCCCACCGATAACTAATGAAACAGCAACAGTCATAGGGCTTTCTAGCATGTTATCGATCAGGTCACTGAAAACCAGTCCCAATACAGCCGCGGGCAAGAAAGCCACAAATAGTTTATAGTAAAAATCAAGCGATTTGAAAAAACGTTTGAAGTATAAAACAACGACCGAAAGGATCGTTCCTAACTGGATGGCTACAGTAAATAACTTTACAAAAGGCGTCGATTCCATGCCAAGTAAGGAAGTGGCAATAATCATGTGCCCGGTGGAGGAAACCGGTAAAAACTCAGTCAGCCCTTCTACAATGGCCAAGACCAAGGCTTCAAATAAACTCATATGTTAATCGCGTTTTGGTTTTTTTAGTATTGCTACAAATCCGAGAGCAAAACCAGCAATAACCACAATCGGAGCTAACGTGATTTTGGTAAAGCTGTAAATATCGGTTGTGCCTGACATAAGAATGAACCCGATGAAGACAACGACTACACTGGCAATCATTAGCTGATAATTGATCTTACCGAATACCATTCCGGTAGATTTGTTTTTTGTCTGAGAATCTTTCATGTTTTGAGCCATAATGATCTTATCTATATAAGTCGTTCATTCTTAAGCGTAAGTATTTTGACACGGCAAAGTATGTACTGAGTCCGGATATAAGGATACCAAGAATGACAACTCCAACAAATATCAGTGCGAATTCAAAGTAATTTCTTAAGATTATGAGTTCAGGGATCTGTTGCTGACCAAAATACAACACCAGAAGCAACATGATGATGGCAATGATCGCACCTAATAAACCATGAACAATACCATAGCCAATAAACGGGCTACGGATAAAACTTTTGGTTGCGCCGACCATTTGCATGCTTTTAATAAGAAAGCGTTGTGAATAGACGGCAAGACGGATTGTATTATTAATTAGAGCAACAGCAATAATCAGAAGAATACAAGCAAAACCCAATATAATTAAACCGATTATACGAATGTTTTTATTTACCATGTCAATCAATGATTCCTGATAAACTACCTCTTGGACCATTGCTTTTTCAGATAAATTTTCAGTGAAGACATCGATACTGTCTTTGTTAGCATATTCAGCTTTTAAGTATACGTCGATCGACGATAATAACGGATTATAACCCAGAAACTGAACAAAATCTTCACCCAAATCTTGTTGAAGGTTCCTTGCGGCAAGTTCTTTACTGATGTATTGAGTCTTGAGAACATATTTATCCGCATTGATTTCTTTCTGCAGGTTTAGAACCTCAGCTTCTTTTGCATCACCGTTGACGATGACGTTCAAAACAATATTTTCTTTAACGTAGTTCGAAAGGTTTTTAGCATGAACCAAGATAAGCCCTAATAAACCTGTCATAAGCAGCACCAGAGCAATACTGATTACAGTAGAAATATAAACTGATTTCGTTTTTCTTGACGTGGTACTAACTTCAAATTCTTCCATATCACAGATTTAAAATGCGAAATTAACTAAATGATGTGAGAAAAAGACAATCCATATTCAAAAACTATCAATGCCATAAAAAAATTCTATTTTTGCCAGTAAAGGAAAATATAATAGAATGGATTACCAATTTAACGAAATAGAGCATAAATGGCAAAAATTTTGGGCCACCAATAACACTTTCAAAGTAGATAATACGTCTGAAAAGCCAAAATATTATGTTTTGGATATGTTTCCTTACCCTTCAGGCGCCGGGTTACACGTGGGACATCCTTTGGGGTATATAGCTTCTGATGTGTACAGTAGATATAAGCGGTTAAAAGGATTTAATGTGCTGCACCCAATGGGTTATGATTCTTTTGGTTTACCGGCTGAGCAGTACGCGATACAAACTGGTCAGCATCCAGCGATTACCACACAGCAAAATATTGATCGTTATAGGGTTCAGTTGGACAAAATAGGGTTTTCCTATGACTGGAGCAGAGAGGTGCGTACAAGTGATCCAAGCTATTATAAGTGGACACAATGGATCTTCATGCAGCTTTTTAATTCTTGGTATGATAAAACAACCGATAAGGCAGAGCCAATAAGTTCTTTAATCGAGCATTTTGAAAAGAACGGAAGTGAAGTGATTGATGCGGTAGCCGATGATAATACCAGGCAATTTACATCCAGCGAATGGCTTGCATTTTCTGATGAGGAAAAGCAAAAAGAGCTTTTGAAATATAGATTAGCTTATTTGAAAGAAAGCTCGGTGAATTGGTGCGCAGCTTTAGGCACTGTTTTAGCGAATGATGAAGTTGTTGGTGGAGTTTCGGAGCGAGGTGGTTATCCAGTTGAGCAAAAAAAGATGATGCAATGGAGTATGCGGATAACCGCTTATGCAGAACGTCTATTACAAGGCTTGGAAACAGTGGATTGGCCGGAACCCCTGGTTGAAATTCAACGAAATTGGATAGGGAAGAGTGTTGGTGCATCGGTGACATTTGATACAGAGACTGGTAAGGAGATCGAGGTATTCACAACCCGTGTCGATACAATCTATGGGGTAAGCTTCCTTGTATTGGCTCCTGAACATGAGTTGGTTGAGGAGTTAACCACTGAAGAACAAAAAAATGAAATACAAGCCTATCTGACCGCGACAAAGAAAAAGTCTGAATTGGAGCGTATGGCTGATACCAAGACAGTTTCTGGTGCGTTTACGGGAAGTTATGCGATTCATCCATTGTCAGGCGAACGGGTTCCAATCTGGATAGCAGATTATGTTTTAGCAAGCTATGGAACTGGCGCGGTTATGGCCGTTCCCTCGGGGGATCAGCGAGATTATCTTTTTGCTAAACACTTCGATTTACCAATTGTGCCCATCCACGATCAGCAAAATATTGAAGAGCAAGCTGACCCATCGAAAACAGGTAGGTATATAAATTCGGATCTTATCAATGGATTGACCTACGATGAGGCGGTGGCTTTATTGCTTGTCAAACTCGAAGAAATAGGCAAAGGGAAGAAAAAGGTAAATTATCGCATGCGAGATGCAATTTTTGGCAGACAGCGCTACTGGGGAGAGCCCGTTCCTGTATATTTTAAAAACGGCTTGCCTCAATTGATTGCGGAGGGTGATTTGCCACTTATTCTGCCTGAGGTGGATCAATATTTACCCACTGAGACGGGTGAACCTCCGTTAGCTAGAGCAAAAGACTGGAAATATAAGTCGGAATACGATTACGAATGGAGTACGATGCCTGGTTGGGCTGGCTCTAGCTGGTACTGGTACCGTTATATGGATGCA from Pedobacter indicus carries:
- the leuS gene encoding leucine--tRNA ligase, yielding MDYQFNEIEHKWQKFWATNNTFKVDNTSEKPKYYVLDMFPYPSGAGLHVGHPLGYIASDVYSRYKRLKGFNVLHPMGYDSFGLPAEQYAIQTGQHPAITTQQNIDRYRVQLDKIGFSYDWSREVRTSDPSYYKWTQWIFMQLFNSWYDKTTDKAEPISSLIEHFEKNGSEVIDAVADDNTRQFTSSEWLAFSDEEKQKELLKYRLAYLKESSVNWCAALGTVLANDEVVGGVSERGGYPVEQKKMMQWSMRITAYAERLLQGLETVDWPEPLVEIQRNWIGKSVGASVTFDTETGKEIEVFTTRVDTIYGVSFLVLAPEHELVEELTTEEQKNEIQAYLTATKKKSELERMADTKTVSGAFTGSYAIHPLSGERVPIWIADYVLASYGTGAVMAVPSGDQRDYLFAKHFDLPIVPIHDQQNIEEQADPSKTGRYINSDLINGLTYDEAVALLLVKLEEIGKGKKKVNYRMRDAIFGRQRYWGEPVPVYFKNGLPQLIAEGDLPLILPEVDQYLPTETGEPPLARAKDWKYKSEYDYEWSTMPGWAGSSWYWYRYMDANNSDEFVSKEAVNYWKAVDLYIGGSEHGTGHLLYSRFWNKFLKDRGYVPEEEPFKKLINQGMIQGRSNFVYRIIDDEGKGTNRFVSYGLKDQYKVTPIHVDVNIVVNDILNIEKFKASRKEYQDAEFVLEGGKYHCGHEVEKMSKSKFNVVSPDDIIEAYGADTLRMYEMFLGPLEQSKPWNTNGIEGVFKFLRKFWKLFHDADFNFTVSDEKASPAELKSLHKIIKKVQEDIDRFSFNTSISAFMICVNELTDLKCNKREVLQDLCIVLSPYAPHITEELWEKLGNQAGTLSYASYPAFNPEYLVENEFEYPVSVNGKVRAKIKFPLDMENAEIEKQSLDNEDVQRYVEGKTPKKIIIVKGRIINIVV